From one Lolium rigidum isolate FL_2022 chromosome 4, APGP_CSIRO_Lrig_0.1, whole genome shotgun sequence genomic stretch:
- the LOC124647941 gene encoding putative cyclin-dependent kinase F-2 — protein MPARKRPAAGNATTAPGSTTCRKRSRADEYDDVACLGEGGFGAVVMARNRATGKTVAIKRLTSTSAISAAELQREAEFLRACSGNPYVVGFEGLARDPRTTGGLSLVMEHVAGPSLHAFLWDRRHGPPLPESTVRAFMWKLLTGAKLMHARHVVHRDIKPANILVGRDGELVKICDLGLAVSVVEPPPYTQAGTPFYMAPEMLLQKPDYDALVDTWSFGCVMAEMLAGGNALFLGEDGCVDEISQLWSIIRVLGMPDERTWPGFNSLPLAMALQLLPLPAGHGHNRLRDLFPEDKLSEEGFQVLQGLLMCNPDRRLTAAKALKHPWFAAPRPAPAAVALPRKKATPLSFIPPTAPEKNVLNIPVAMWNAQRV, from the coding sequence ATGCCCGCCCGCAAGCGACCTGCCGCCGGCAACGCGACGACCGCCCCAGGATCGACGACCTGCCGCAAGAGGAGCCGCGCCGACGAGTACGACGATGTGGCCTGCCTCGGCGAGGGCGGCTTCGGCGCCGTCGTCATGGCGCGCAACCGCGCCACCGGCAAGACCGTCGCCATCAAGCGCCTAACCTCGACGTCCGCGATCAGCGCCGCCGAGCTCCAGCGCGAGGCCGAGTTCCTCAGGGCCTGCAGCGGGAACCCTTACGTGGTCGGTTTCGAGGGCCTGGCGCGCGATCCAAGAACCACTGGCGGCCTCTCCCTCGTCATGGAGCACGTCGCCGGGCCGAGCCTCCACGCTTTCCTCTGGGACAGGCGCCACGGCCCGCCGCTGCCGGAGTCGACGGTGCGCGCATTCATGTGGAAGCTGCTGACCGGGGCCAAGCTGATGCACGCCCGCCACGTCGTCCACCGCGACATCAAGCCGGCCAACATCCTCGTCGGCCGAGACGGGGAGCTCGTCAAGATCTGCGACCTCGGGCTGGCGGTTTCCGTCGTCGAGCCTCCGCCCTACACCCAGGCCGGCACCCCGTTCTACATGGCGCCGGAGATGCTGCTGCAGAAGCCCGACTACGACGCGCTCGTCGATACCTGGTCGTTCGGCTGCGTCATGGCCGAGATGCTTGCCGGTGGCAACGCGCTGTTCCTCGGTGAAGATGGCTGCGTAGACGAGATATCCCAGCTGTGGAGCATAATCCGAGTGCTCGGGATGCCGGACGAGAGGACGTGGCCGGGGTTCAACTCTCTGCCGCTCGCCATGGCGCTGCAGCTGCTACCGCTACCGGCGGGGCACGGGCACAACAGGCTGCGGGATCTGTTCCCCGAAGACAAGCTGTCAGAGGAAGGGTTCCAGGTGTTGCAAGGGCTTCTCATGTGCAACCCCGACAGGCGACTCACGGCGGCCAAGGCGCTCAAACACCCATGGTTCGCTGCTCCTCGTCCCGctcccgccgccgtcgcgttGCCGAGAAAGAAGGCGACTCCGCTCAGTTTCATCCCACCGACGGCACCAGAGAAGAACGTACTCAACATCCCAGTGGCGATGTGGAACGCACAACGAGTGTAA